The following coding sequences lie in one Nycticebus coucang isolate mNycCou1 chromosome 20, mNycCou1.pri, whole genome shotgun sequence genomic window:
- the LOC128572486 gene encoding putative olfactory receptor 14L1, which translates to MTTNDVNRTKIAEFLLMGFSDSWEIQIVHAALFLLVYLAALIGNLLIIMLTALDVHLQTPMYFFLRNLSVLDFCYISVTVPNSIASSLTHDTSISFFGCALQVFFFMDLATTEVAILTVMSYDRYVAICQPLRYEVIINQGACVKMMAMSWLSGVICGLMHVTATFSLPFCGSNKVHQFFCDIPQLLSLVDSKIIFIETGVMVLGTSLVIICFVSITLSYMYIFSVIMRIPSKEGKSKTFSTCIPHLVVVTLFMISGSIAYVKPISNSFSVSDLFLSVFYTVVPPTLNPIIYSLRNKDMKSAMKRQCVC; encoded by the coding sequence atgacCACAAATGATGTTAACAGAACCAAAATTGCCGAATTTCTCCTTATGGGATTTTCAGACTCCTGGGAGATTCAGATTGTACATGCTGCTCTATTTTTACTGGTTTACCTGGCAGCTCTTATAGGGAATCTCCTAATCATCATGCTTACTGCTTTGGATGTTCACCTCCAAACCcctatgtatttctttttgagaaacttGTCTGTTTTAGATTTCTGCTACATCTCTGTCACAGTTCCCAATTCTATTGCCAGTTCCTTGACTCATGAcacctccatttctttctttgggtGTGCTCTGCAAGTCTTTTTTTTCATGGACTTGGCAACTACTGAGGTAGCCATCCTTACAGTGATGTCCtatgaccgctatgtggccatctgccAGCCCTTACGTTATGAGGTCATCATAAACCAGGGGGCTTGTGTGAAGATGATGGCCATGTCATGGCTCAGTGGGGTGATCTGTGGTCTCATGCATGTGACAGCAACATTCTCATTACCATTCTGTGGGTCCAATAAAGTACATCAATTTTTCTGTGATATTCCACAGCTCCTAAGCCTAGTGGActccaaaataattttcattgagACTGGAGTCATGGTTCTTGGTACAAGTCTTGTGATAATTTGCTTTGTTTCTATCACTCTGTCTTACATGTACATTTTTTCTGTCATCATGAGGATTCCATCGAAGGAGGGtaaatcaaaaacattttctacTTGCATTCCACATCTCGTGGTTGTAACACTATTTATGATATCTGGTAGcattgcttatgttaaaccaatttcaaattctttctcAGTTTCAGATCTTTTTCTGTCAGTGTTCTACACAGTTGTGCCCCCTACCCTGAATCCCATCATCTATAGTCTTAGGAATAAGGACATGAAGTCAGCCATGAAGAGGCAGTGTGTGTGCTAG